The genomic stretch GCTTGCAGGTGGATCACGGCGCTCATTACGCCTCAGCATACGGGATGCGCTGGCTGCGGCGCCCACGCGCGGCCCGCCGGGTCAGGCGCCGCGCAGCCGTTCCATCAGGCGCAGGTACGCCTGCGCGGTGACCTGCACGTCCCCGAACGAGCGGTGGCGGCCGCCGGGCGCGAAGTTCAGGCCCAGCCGCTCGGCCAGGACCGTCAGGTTGTGCGCGCGTTCCTTCGGGAAGGCGCGTCGGGAGAGCTGCACGGTGCAGAGTTCCGCCTGCGGGTTCCAGTTCAGGCCGGCACGGGCGGCGTTGGCGCGCATGAACCCGGCGTCGAAGCCGATGTTGTGCGCCACGACCGGCCAACCGTTCACGAACTCCAGGAATTCGGGCAGGACCTCGGTGATGGTCGGGGAGGCGCGGACCATGTCGTTGCTGATGCCGTGGACCTGTTCGGCCCGCCAGGGGATCAGCATGGTGCCGCCGTCGGCGGTGGTGGGGCGCACCAGCGTCTCGTAGCGTTGCGTCTCGTCCACCTGTCCGTCCACGATGCGCACCGCGCCGATCTCGACGATGCCGTCCCGTTCCGGCGAGAGGCCCGTGGTTTCCAGGTCGAACACGACAACATTCACGCCCCGCAGGGTAGCGCGTGCGGGGCGCGGGCGGGGGCGGGTCAGCGGACCAGCAGGGGTTCGTACGCGGTCTTGACCGCGCCGTTCGCGAAGGTCAGCCGGGCGATGGTGTTCACGCTGGTCACGCGGCGACCCGGCACCTTCTTCACGGCGAGGCTGACGTTCAGGTCGATCGCGCGGCCCTGCTGGGTCAGGCGCGGGTCAAGCGGGCCGGGCGTGCGGCCCGGGAGCCACAGTTCCTTCTCGGGCAGGAGTTTCTTGACGTACTGACCGTTCTGGACGTACTCGATCTCGTACTGGAGTTCGGCCTTCACGACGGCGCTCTGCTCGCCCTTGGTGGTGACGCGCAGGGTACAGCGCGCAGCCTCGCCCATGGTCAGGTAACTGTTCGTGCCGCCCGCGCCCACGCAGGTGGTGAAGGCCCAGGTGTTCAGCTTGGTGGGGCCGCTGCTGATCGTGACCGGGGCGGGCGCGGTGCGGGCCAGGTAGGCGCGGTCGGCCTCGATGACGAAGCGGGTGTAGGCCTCGTCCCAGTCGCAGTAGAGCTGCGCGGTGCGGTCGTCGGGCGCGGTGGACAGGACCCGGTAGGTGCTGCCGTCCAGGGCGTAGCAGGGTTCGGGGCGTCCGGCGTTGGACACGAAGCCCAGCGCGGCGCGCTGCATGTCCCCGAACAGGCGGCGGTCGATCTCGCCGTTGACGGCCCCGTTCGCGGACAGCAGGCTGACGCTGGTCACGCGGCTGGCGGGGTCGCTGGATTCGCGCTGCACGCGCAGGACGTGGCTGCCCGTGGCGCGCAGGTCGTAGTCCCAGGTGCGGCCGTACGCGTCGGGGGCGGCGCAGCGCTGCTGCTGGCAGAAGGCCGACTGCTGGATCTGCGTGGGGCTCGCGGAGGTCGCCAGCCATCCGGCGGCGCTGGCGGGGGCGAGCAGCAGGGCGGGGAGGTACCGGAGGAGTCGGCGCATGTCCGCAGCGTAGGTGGTGGGGTCGGGCGGCGCTGCCTCAGGTGACCTTGAGTGCAGTGAGGGCCTGTGCTAGCAGTCCAGCTGGGGTGGTGGTCGCCGTGACGGGCAGGGTGAGGATGTCGTGCTCGCCCTGCTGAGGGGTCTCCAGCGTGGCGAGCTGCGAGGGAAGCAGGTCCGCCCCGGCGTAGTGCCCGGGCCGCTGGCGCAGGCGGGTGGCCAGCAGGGGTTCGGGGACGTCCAGGTACAGGAACCGGGTGCCGGGGGCGCGCAGCGCGTCGCGGTAGGTGCATTTCAGGGCCGAGCAGGCCAGCACCACGCGCCCCTGTGCGTCCAGTTCGGCGCGGAGCCGGGCCAGCCAGGGGGCGCGGTCAGCGTCGGTCAGACCATGCCCGGCGCGCATGCGTTCGCGGGCCTGGGGGATGTGGTAGTCGTCGCCGTCCAGGAAGGGGGCGCGCAGCGCGGCGCCCAGGGCGCGGCCCAGGGTGCTCTTCCCGCTGCCGGACACCCCCATGACGACCACGCGCAGGGGACTGTCGGAGGGGGTCACGTGCTCAGTGTAGGGGCGCAGGCCCCCAGGGCGACCAGGGCTTCTTCCTTGCCCTTGGCTTCCACCTCGATCCAGGGGACGTCATGGTACGCGCTGGGCACCTGATCGATCAGCCAGCTGTGGCGGCGGTCCTGCGGGCCGTCCAGGCCGTTGCTGAGGTGCACGACCTGCCACTCCGGCGGGGTCCAGGTGCGGCGGGCGGCCAGGACCCACTCGCGCACGCTGGGGTCTTCCTGATCGGGCAGGCGGTCGTGGACGACGTGATGATGTGCGTCGAAGATCAGCGGGGTGCCGGTGGCCTCGCAGACGGGCAGCAAGTCGCGGGGGCTGTAGGCACGCTCGTCGTTTTCCAGGCCCAGCCGCAGGCGGACCGCGTCGGGCAGGTCGGGAATGATCGCCTGGAGTTCCCGGGCGCGGCCGCCCTTGCCGCCGTGCAGGAGGAGGAGGTTCCAGGTGCTGCGCTCCAGGTTCAGGGCGTCCATGACCTGCGCGTGGGTGGTGATGGCGCGCAGGCTGCTCTCTCTGACCTCGGGGCGGTCGCTGTTCAGCACGATGAACTGCTCGGGGTGCATCAGGACGCGGATGCCGTGGTTCTGGAAGGCGTGCCCGGCGTCCCGCAGCTGCGGGGCGAGGTGTGCGAGCACCTGCGCGCCGGTGTCGTCCCCATCCAGGTCCAGCATGGGAAAGAGACTGGAACTCAGGCGGTACAGGCGGATGCCGCGCGCGGCGCAGTAGTCGGCGGCGCGGCGCACGCGGGCGACGTTGTCGGCGTACAGGTCGAGCAGCGTGCCGTACCGCTGCGCGGGGGGCAGGGCGCGGTAGCGGGTGAGGGTGATGGTCCGGAAGCGGATCTCGGGCCCGGTCGTCAGGCACACGAGGCCGTAGGCGGGGGTGGTCATTCGGTCCTGCGTTTCGCGGCCGCGCGGCAGCGGTCGGAGCAGTACTTGACGGTGTCCCAGTCGCGTTCCCACTTCTTGCGCCACGTGAAGGGCAGGCCACAGTGGGCGCAGGTTTTGCTGGGGCGCTGGCTGGGCGGGCGTCCGCCGCCAAAGGTGCGTTCCGGGCGAGGCATATCTCCCAGCATGGCGCGGTGGGGGCCGGGCTTCCGTAGCCGGGGGTGAAGTTCTCTTTACAGCGGGGCGCTATTCGTTCGGACGGAGAACGGACTCAGCGGGAAGGGGTTCCATGACTCGTTGGAGTCCCGTGACCGCAGAACGGCGTCTGCGGTGCCCCGGAGCCCCTTCGCGCTGTCCTGCATGACGTCGCGCCCTGTCCGCTCGTCAGGGCCGCCCTCACGCCTCACTTTCAGGGTGTGCCCATTCGTTCACGCGACGACCAGATTTGACGGTCTGGCGCGATAATCCAGGGATCAAAGGAATTCTTGACAGCGCTTTCAGATTGGCTTACGCTCCGGTCAATCCACCGTCCGCCGACCCCCACCTGCCGGGGTCCACCATGCCGTCCGGCCTGCACCGGTCGGTGACGTCTCCCCTGTCCTGCGCCCGACGCGCCAAGGAGATCCCATGCCCCGCTCCACCCTGCCCTTCCTGCTGCCCCTGACCCTGCTCCTCGGCGCGTGTAACCTCACGAACGCCAGCACCGCCACGCCCGTCTGGCAGGACGAATTCAGCGGCAACAGCCTCGACACCAGCCGCTGGGGCTACCAGATCGGCAACGGCTTCATGGCCGGCAGCGACTACGTGGCCGGGTGGGGCAACAACGAACTGGAGTACTACACCGACCGCGCCAGCAACGTCAGCGTGCAGGACGGCAACCTCGTGATCACCGCCCGCAAGGAGAAGATCACCGGCCCTGCCGGCAGCACCACCGGCACCTTCGACTGGACGTCCGGCCGCGTCCGTACCGCCGGGAAGTTCAGCCGCACCTACGGCAAGTTCGAGATCCGCGCGAAGTTCCCCAGAGGCAAGGGCTTCTGGCCCGCCATCTGGATGCTGCCCGAGGAACCCAGCCCCTACGCCAGCTGGGCCGCGAACGGTGAGATCGACATCGCCGAGGGCTGGGGCAGCAAACCCACCGAACTCGCGCAGACCATCCACTACGGCGGCGTGTGGCCCAACAACGTGTACTCCGGCACCACCGTGAACTTCCCGAACGGCGGCACGATGGACCAGTGGCACACGTACGCGGTCGAGTGGACGCCCGGCAAGATCCAGTGGTTCATCGACGGGACACTCACCAGCGAGAAGACCCAGTGGTGGAGCGCCAAGAACAATCCCCCCACCAGCGACGCCGACCTGAACGCGTGGCCCGCCCCCTTCGACCGCCCCTTCTACCTGCTGCTGAACCTCGCCGTGGGTGGCAACTTCGACGGGAACCCCGACGCGACCACCCCCGACCAGGGCCAGATGCTCGTGGATTACGTCCGTGTGTACGGCATGCAGAACGAGACCGGCAGCGCCGGACCGCACCCCGACATGACCTACCCCTGGACGCCGAAACCTGCCCGCCCGGCCCTGAGCGACGGGAACCTCGTGTACAACGGGTCCTTCGACTGGTCCGACACCGACCCGCGCGTGACGCCCGACACGACCAGCCTCAGCGGCGCGGCGAACAGCAAGTTCTGGACGCTGTACACCAGTGACGGGCAGGTCACCCTGAGCAACGACGCGGGGGCCCTGAAGGCCGACGTCACCAACGCGGGCAGCGTGAACTACGCCGTGCAGGTCCGCCAGGACGGCCTGAACATCGAGTCCGGCGGCAAGTACGAGGTCAGCTTCGACGCCTGGGCGCAGAGTGCCCGCCCCATGATGCTCAAGGTGGGCGGCGGGCAGGACCGCGGGTACGCCGCGTACTCCGGCGAGCAGCCCGTGCAGATCGGCACCACGAAGGAACGCAAGACCGTCACCTTCGACATGAAGGCCACCACCGACGCCGCCGCCCGCCTGGAATTCAACCTCGGGAACGCCGGGACCGGCCCGGTGTGGTTCGACAACGTGGTCGTGCGGCGCGTCGGAACGGCCGCCGGGGCGCGCCCACCCGCCGCGGACGGCAACCTGCTGTACAACGCCGCGTTCACGCAGGACGCCACCGCCACCGTTCCCGGCATCCCGGGCGTGCCCGGCAGCGCGTACTGGACCACCTGGAGCAACGTGCCCGAACGCCTCACCACGGGTATCAGTGGCAGCGTGATCACCCTGAACGTCAAGGACGTGGACCCCGCGAACAACTGGCACGTGCAGCTGAACCAGGCCGAGGTGCCCCTGACCGCCGGGAAGTCCTACACCCTGACCTTCAAGGGCAGGGCCAGCGACGCCCGCGAGGTCGCCGTGGTCATCGGCGAGAACGGCGGCAGCTACGCCCGCTACCTGGACGGCAAGGCCGCCCTGGGCGCCACCGAGCAGACCTTCACGTACACCTTCACGGCGCCCGTCACCAACATCGGCGCGCAGTTCCAGATCCTCGGCGCGGTCGGCGCGGCGGGCAGCAGTTACGGCCTGAGCTTCCGTGACTTCCGCCTCGTGCAGAACCCCTGACCTGAGGGGCTCTCCCCCACCCCGACTGCGCGCCGGGGTGGGGGACGTTCGTCGCGGGATCAGCCCGTGACGCGCTCGCGGCCCAGCGCGGCGTGCGCCTCGAGCAGCAGGGCCTCGGTCTCGTCCCAGCCGACGCAGGCGTCCGTGACGCTCAGGCCGGGGACCAGGGTGCTCAGGTCACTGGGGATGCCCTGCTTGCCGGGGCGGAGGTTGCTCTCGATCATCAGGCCGCGCACGGCGTCCTGCCCGGCGGCGCGCTGGTGCAGCACGTCGCGCCACACGAGGCTCTGGCGGGTGTGGTCCGAGCCGCTGTTGGCGTGCGAGCAGTCCACCATGACCGCCGGGGGCAGGCCTGCGGCGGTCATGAGTCCGGCGGCTTCCTTCACGAACTGCGGGGCGTAATTGGGGCCGCCGCGGCCGCCGCGCAGGATGACGTGCCCGTCGGGGTTGCCGAGCGTATGCACGATGCAGGCCTGGCCGTCGTCGTCGATGGTGAAGAACGCGTGCGAGGCGCGCGCGGCGACGATGGCGTCTACGGCGAGCTTGATGCCGCCGCCCGTGCCGTTCTTGAAGCCCATTGGGGCGGACACGGCGCTGCTCATGACGCGGTGCGTCTGGCTTTCGGTGGTGCGCGCGCCCAGGCAGGCCCAGGCGACCGCGTCGAACACGTACTGCGGCGCGAACGGGTCAAGCAGTTCCGTGGCGACCGGCAGGCCCAGTTCACTGACCTGCACCATGAGCTTGCGGGTGAGTTCCAGGCCCTTGTTGATGTCGTTGGCGCCGTTCATGTCCGGGTCGAGCAGGTAGCCGCGCCAGCCGACGGTGGTGCGGGGTTTGTCCACGTACACCCTCATGTGTACTTCCAGGCGGTCGTTCACGCGTTCCCGCAGCCCCGCGAGGCGGCGGGCGTAGTCGAGCGCCTGCTCGTGGTCGTGGATGGAGCAGGGGCCCACCACCACGAGCAGCCGGTCGTCGCGGCCATGCAGGATGTCCTGCGCGGCGCGGCGGCCCGCGAGCACGGTCGCCTCGGCCTGGGGGGTCAGGGGGTGCCGGGCCTTCAGGGCGCGGGGGGTGATCAGGGGCGTGAAGCCGCTCACGTTCAGGTTCTCGGTGCGGCCAGCGTGGATGGTGGGTTCGGGGTGCGTCATGGCGGGGCTCCTGGGGTGTAAGGCAGCGCCCGGTGGCTTGTGGGCTCACCGGGCGTCGGGGGGTGGAATGCAAACGCGACTAGGCCCGGTGGGAACCGAACCAATAAAAGAAGCCGCGCGTCGTCATG from Deinococcus soli (ex Cha et al. 2016) encodes the following:
- a CDS encoding gluconokinase, translating into MTPSDSPLRVVVMGVSGSGKSTLGRALGAALRAPFLDGDDYHIPQARERMRAGHGLTDADRAPWLARLRAELDAQGRVVLACSALKCTYRDALRAPGTRFLYLDVPEPLLATRLRQRPGHYAGADLLPSQLATLETPQQGEHDILTLPVTATTTPAGLLAQALTALKVT
- the uvsE gene encoding UV DNA damage repair endonuclease UvsE, with translation MTTPAYGLVCLTTGPEIRFRTITLTRYRALPPAQRYGTLLDLYADNVARVRRAADYCAARGIRLYRLSSSLFPMLDLDGDDTGAQVLAHLAPQLRDAGHAFQNHGIRVLMHPEQFIVLNSDRPEVRESSLRAITTHAQVMDALNLERSTWNLLLLHGGKGGRARELQAIIPDLPDAVRLRLGLENDERAYSPRDLLPVCEATGTPLIFDAHHHVVHDRLPDQEDPSVREWVLAARRTWTPPEWQVVHLSNGLDGPQDRRHSWLIDQVPSAYHDVPWIEVEAKGKEEALVALGACAPTLST
- a CDS encoding DUF2256 domain-containing protein is translated as MPRPERTFGGGRPPSQRPSKTCAHCGLPFTWRKKWERDWDTVKYCSDRCRAAAKRRTE
- a CDS encoding 3-deoxy-7-phosphoheptulonate synthase: MTHPEPTIHAGRTENLNVSGFTPLITPRALKARHPLTPQAEATVLAGRRAAQDILHGRDDRLLVVVGPCSIHDHEQALDYARRLAGLRERVNDRLEVHMRVYVDKPRTTVGWRGYLLDPDMNGANDINKGLELTRKLMVQVSELGLPVATELLDPFAPQYVFDAVAWACLGARTTESQTHRVMSSAVSAPMGFKNGTGGGIKLAVDAIVAARASHAFFTIDDDGQACIVHTLGNPDGHVILRGGRGGPNYAPQFVKEAAGLMTAAGLPPAVMVDCSHANSGSDHTRQSLVWRDVLHQRAAGQDAVRGLMIESNLRPGKQGIPSDLSTLVPGLSVTDACVGWDETEALLLEAHAALGRERVTG
- a CDS encoding PolC-type DNA polymerase III, with protein sequence MNVVVFDLETTGLSPERDGIVEIGAVRIVDGQVDETQRYETLVRPTTADGGTMLIPWRAEQVHGISNDMVRASPTITEVLPEFLEFVNGWPVVAHNIGFDAGFMRANAARAGLNWNPQAELCTVQLSRRAFPKERAHNLTVLAERLGLNFAPGGRHRSFGDVQVTAQAYLRLMERLRGA
- a CDS encoding family 16 glycosylhydrolase; protein product: MPRSTLPFLLPLTLLLGACNLTNASTATPVWQDEFSGNSLDTSRWGYQIGNGFMAGSDYVAGWGNNELEYYTDRASNVSVQDGNLVITARKEKITGPAGSTTGTFDWTSGRVRTAGKFSRTYGKFEIRAKFPRGKGFWPAIWMLPEEPSPYASWAANGEIDIAEGWGSKPTELAQTIHYGGVWPNNVYSGTTVNFPNGGTMDQWHTYAVEWTPGKIQWFIDGTLTSEKTQWWSAKNNPPTSDADLNAWPAPFDRPFYLLLNLAVGGNFDGNPDATTPDQGQMLVDYVRVYGMQNETGSAGPHPDMTYPWTPKPARPALSDGNLVYNGSFDWSDTDPRVTPDTTSLSGAANSKFWTLYTSDGQVTLSNDAGALKADVTNAGSVNYAVQVRQDGLNIESGGKYEVSFDAWAQSARPMMLKVGGGQDRGYAAYSGEQPVQIGTTKERKTVTFDMKATTDAAARLEFNLGNAGTGPVWFDNVVVRRVGTAAGARPPAADGNLLYNAAFTQDATATVPGIPGVPGSAYWTTWSNVPERLTTGISGSVITLNVKDVDPANNWHVQLNQAEVPLTAGKSYTLTFKGRASDAREVAVVIGENGGSYARYLDGKAALGATEQTFTYTFTAPVTNIGAQFQILGAVGAAGSSYGLSFRDFRLVQNP